In the Ictalurus punctatus breed USDA103 chromosome 7, Coco_2.0, whole genome shotgun sequence genome, one interval contains:
- the LOC128633044 gene encoding lactose-binding lectin l-2 isoform X2 yields the protein MARQTQVMLLLILATAPKALEAEECSTCCPNGWVRYERRCHKYQATYMDWASAEKHCLDLDAHLVSIHSENEHQWVKALIRTHDPRENPTWIGLISCQKRNNFFWSDGTKLTFTKWNPNEPNFDRGECCVHIDWSDSKNWNDIPCHYSYPFVCAKIIN from the exons ATGGCTCGTCAGACTCAAGTGATGTTACTTCTGATTCTCGCTACAGCACCAAAAGCTTTGG AAGCCGAAGAATGTTCCACATGCTGTCCAAATGGCTGGGTGAGATACGAGAGACGTTGCCACAAGTATCAGGCCACCTATATGGACTGGGCTTCTGCTGAG aaACACTGTCTGGATCTCGACGCGCACTTGGTCTCAATACATAGCGAAAATGAACATCAGTGGGTTAAGGCTCTTATCCGTACTCATGACCCCCGGGAGAATCCAACATGGATCGGTCTCATTAGCTGTCAGAAG agaaataactttttttggTCTGATGGCACCAAATTGACTTTCACCAAGTGGAATCCAAATGAACCCAATTTTGATCGTGGAGAGTGCTGTGTGCATATTGACTGGAGTG ACAGTAAGAACTGGAACGACATTCCGTGTCATTACAGCTATCCCTTTGTGTGTGCCAAGATTATTAACTGA
- the LOC128633044 gene encoding lactose-binding lectin l-2 isoform X1, translated as MARQTQVMLLLILATAPKALADVVNPETADDFDQIVKEAEECSTCCPNGWVRYERRCHKYQATYMDWASAEKHCLDLDAHLVSIHSENEHQWVKALIRTHDPRENPTWIGLISCQKRNNFFWSDGTKLTFTKWNPNEPNFDRGECCVHIDWSDSKNWNDIPCHYSYPFVCAKIIN; from the exons ATGGCTCGTCAGACTCAAGTGATGTTACTTCTGATTCTCGCTACAGCACCAAAAGCTTTGG CTGATGTGGTGAATCCTGAGACAg CGGATGATTTTGATCAGATCGTGAAAG AAGCCGAAGAATGTTCCACATGCTGTCCAAATGGCTGGGTGAGATACGAGAGACGTTGCCACAAGTATCAGGCCACCTATATGGACTGGGCTTCTGCTGAG aaACACTGTCTGGATCTCGACGCGCACTTGGTCTCAATACATAGCGAAAATGAACATCAGTGGGTTAAGGCTCTTATCCGTACTCATGACCCCCGGGAGAATCCAACATGGATCGGTCTCATTAGCTGTCAGAAG agaaataactttttttggTCTGATGGCACCAAATTGACTTTCACCAAGTGGAATCCAAATGAACCCAATTTTGATCGTGGAGAGTGCTGTGTGCATATTGACTGGAGTG ACAGTAAGAACTGGAACGACATTCCGTGTCATTACAGCTATCCCTTTGTGTGTGCCAAGATTATTAACTGA
- the LOC108261973 gene encoding lactose-binding lectin l-2 — MARQTEVMLLLILATAATVFADVVNPETAADFDQIVKESKERRVDSKCSTCCPNGWVKYERRCFLYQARTDWASAEKRCLDLGAHLVSIHSEKEHQLVKSVIRYHDPQENPTWIGLNACQKKHYFFWSDGTKLTYTSWSPNEPNFDRGECCAHTNWGSAKNWNDMQCYSNNAFVCAKSIY, encoded by the exons ATGGCTCGTCAGACTGAAGTGATGTTGCTTCTTATTCTCGCCACAGCAGCAACAGTCTTTG ctgaTGTGGTGAATCCTGAGACAg CGGCTGATTTTGATCAGATCGTGAAAG AATCCAAAGAACGTCGCGTAGACAGCAAATGTTCCACATGCTGTCCAAATGGCTGGGTGAAATATGAGAGACGTTGCTTCTTGTATCAGGCCAGAACGGACTGGGCTTCTGCCGAG AAACGCTGTCTGGATCTCGGTGCACACTTGGTCTCAATACACAGCGAAAAAGAACATCAACTGGTTAAATCCGTTATCCGTTATCATGACCCCCAGGAGAATCCAACATGGATCGGCCTCAATGCCTGTCAGAAG AAACATTACTTTTTTTGGTCTGATGGCACCAAATTGACTTACACCAGTTGGAGTCCAAATGAACCCAATTTTGATCGTGGAGAGTGCTGTGCACATACAAACTGGGGTT CTGCTAAGAACTGGAATGACATGCAGTGTTATTCGAACAATGCCTTTGTGTGTGCCAAGAGTATTTACTGA